The window TTTTCCTCTCCATCAATGCTGAAGAAGGCCAGTGTCTGCTGTTCCTCATTGCCGCAGAACGGACATTTGATGCGTCTGAAACGCCACTCAAATCCGCACTGTGTGCAAAAAAGATACCGCCTTCCCTCTTCCTCTCTTATTTCTCCGATCTTCGGTTCCTTGCTGCAGATCGGGCAGTATCCCTCATTCCATCCGGTCTCCGTAATGATTTTCCCGTACTTTTCTGCAACCTTTTCCAGGGCTGGTCTTAGACTTTCTTCAAGAAACAGATCAATGAGATCTATCACATCTTCGTCCAGATCGTCCGGAATATCATCATCATCATCATGGAGTGAACTGAAAGAGTCACAAATCATTTTTTCAAAATCGAAGCTGCCATCTTGAATCTTTTGAACAATCTCTTTCGTTTCCCCGGGAACACGCTTTTCGGCAATTTCCAGGAGTGACAAAAAGTACTGTTTCGGTGCTGTCAGGTCAAAAGTTCCGTTAGCAAAATCAATAAGTGGTAATCCACCGGCTATTTTCTTCTTCATGAGTCCCTCATCTATCGGAAAGATAATCTCTTTCATCTTGCGCCGGTATTCTTCCCTGATAATTAATATTTCCCCAAGGATATC is drawn from Deltaproteobacteria bacterium and contains these coding sequences:
- a CDS encoding formate dehydrogenase accessory protein FdhE, which gives rise to MAKMLKDALKTIEKYKSTTPHYSELLDILGEILIIREEYRRKMKEIIFPIDEGLMKKKIAGGLPLIDFANGTFDLTAPKQYFLSLLEIAEKRVPGETKEIVQKIQDGSFDFEKMICDSFSSLHDDDDDIPDDLDEDVIDLIDLFLEESLRPALEKVAEKYGKIITETGWNEGYCPICSKEPKIGEIREEEGRRYLFCTQCGFEWRFRRIKCPFCGNEEQQTLAFFSIDGEEKYRVDVCHECKRYIKIVDFRESKEEANLDVEDIATLHLDMLANEEGYD